The Jiangella sp. DSM 45060 genome contains the following window.
TCGAACTCGACCTTGCTCAGCCGCATGCGCGCCAACGACGCGCGGCTGGCGGCGCTGCTGGCCAACGGCGATCTGTCGGTCGAGCAGCGGGTGCGGACGTCGGCGGCGCTGGGCGTCATCGTCGCGATCCTGGCGCTGCCCGACGTCTCGAACGAGGAGCTGCGCCCGCAGCTGCTGCGGGTGGTGCGCGACGTGCTGGGGCTGACGGAGCACGTGCGCGACGTGGCGTCGGCCTGACGCGGGCGACACCAGGCCCGGGTACGCCCGAGCGGCACCACCCCGGGGGGCGAGAATGGTGCCGCTCTTGACACGAGGCTAGTCCGGCCGACGTCGAACGCGAAGGGAACAGGGGAAAAACTTGCGCGCCGCCGTGACACGTGGGGCAACGGGGAGTCGTGTGCTTGTCGTGACGCTTGCGGCGGTCCTGCCGCTGGCGGCCTGCTCGGATGCGACGGAGCCCGGCTCACCCTCCGGCGGGGGTACTCTCGGCGCGACCTCGGCGCCGTCGTCGCAGCCGCAGGAGGAGCCGCAGGAGCCCGACTGCGACAGTCCCTGCTACGGCGAGGCCGAGAACGTCGGCACGCTCGGTGACGACACCGTCGTCGAGGTCAGTGGCATGGCGGGCAGCGTCCGCACGCCGGGCCTCTACTACGTCGTCAGCGACGAGCCCGGCACGTCGGAGGTGGCCGTGGTCCGCGACGACGGCACGCTCGTCGCGACCATCGAGCTGGCCGGCATGGACACCGAGAACGCCGAGGCGCTCGCCGTCGGCCCATGCGGCGACGACGCCAGCACCTCGTGCCTGTACGTCGGCGACATCGGCGACCACGTCGGCCGCGACCACGTCGTCGTCTACCGCGCGCCGGAACCGGACCTCGACGACCCGCCGGGCAGCGTCGACGCCGACGCGCTGGAGTACCGCTACGAGGACGGCCCGACCGACGCCGAGGCGCTGCTCGTGGACCCGGACGGCCGCCCGCTGATCGTCAGCAAGGCCCCGTTCGACGAGGACACCGGCGAGACCGGCAGCACCCGGCTCTACCGGGGCCCGGCGGACGGCGGTGAGCTGGCGCTGCTGGGCGAGATCGCGCTGCCCGAGCCGGAGAACGGGTTCCTCGCGGGCATCGTCGGCAACGTCGTCACCGACGCGTCCGCCGACCTCGCCGCCGGCCGCGTCCTGCTGCGCACCTACGACGAGGTGCTGGAGTACCGGTCGCCCGATCCGGGCGCCGACGTCGCGACGTTCCCGGACTGGCCGTCGCGGCGGGTCCCGCCCGGGAACGTGCTGCAGGCCGAGACCGTCGCGTACGTCGTCGGCGGCTGCGGCTACCTGACGACGTCGGAGCTGACGGGGGCGCTCGACGCGGTCGGCTGCACGGACTGACCGACACCCTGTGGGGACGTTCCCACAAGGCCGTAACGTTGTCGTCCGGGCCGCCGTCCCCGCGTCGCGGCCCCCGCATCGCAGTCCGTCCGACGGAGGCTGGAACCCCGCATGCACGACAACCGAGCCCTGGTCGAGAAGCGCCTGAAGCGAGTCCTGGGCCAGCGGCTCAGGCCGGCCGTCCACCGCACGGTCGCTCCCTTGTCCCTGACGGTCTGGCACGTCGACGGCGGCCAGGGCGAGCCGGTGCCGCCGCGGGTCGCGCTGCCCGGCGGCGAGGCGGTCGCCGACGGCCGCTACGTCCCGGTCGAGGTGGGTGAGCGGTGGGGGCCGCCGTGGGGCACGTCGTGGTTCCACGTGACCGGCGAGGTGCCGGCCGGGGCGGCCGGCCGCCGGGTCGAGCTGGTGCTCGACCTCGGCTGGGAGAACCGGTTCGCCGGGTTCCAGGCCGAGGGCCTGGCCTACCGTCCGGACGGCACGGTCGTGAAGGGCCTGCACCCGCGCAACGTGTGGCTGCCGGTCGGCGACCCGGTGTCCGGCGGCGAGCTGATCGACCTCTACGTCGAGGCCGCCGCCAACCCGCGGCTGGAGGGCGACTCGCCGTTCGCCGTGACGCCGCTCGGCGAGAAGTCGACCGCCGGCAGCGAGCCGCTGTACCGCGTCAACCGCGCCGACGTCGCGGTGTTCGAGCAGGACGTGTGGGAGCTGTGGCAGGACCTCGAGGCGATCGGCGGCCTGATGCCGCAACTGCCCGAGGGCGAGCCGCGACGCTGGCAGCTGCTGCGCGCCGTCGAGCGGGCGCTGGACGCGCTGGACCTGCAGGACGTCGCCGGCACCGCGGCGGCGGCCCGGGCCGAGCTGATCGGCGTGCTCGCCAAGCCGGCCAACGCCAGCGCGCACCGGCTGTCCGCCGTCGGGCACGCGCACATCGACAGCGCGTGGCTGTGGCCGGTCCGCGAGACCGTCCGCAAGGTCGCGCGCACGACGTCGAACGTGGTCAACCTGCTGGACGAGTACCCCGACCTCGTCTACGCGATGTCGTCGGCGCAGCAGTACGCCTGGATCGAGGAGCACCGTCCCGAGGTGTTCGAACGCGTCGCCGAGCAGGTCGAAGGCGGGCGGTTCGTGCCGGTCGGCGGCATGTGGGTCGAGTCCGACACCAACCTGCCGGGGTCAGAGGCGATGGCCCGGCAACTGGTGCACGGCAAGCGGTACTTCCTGGACCGGTTCGGCATCGACACCCTGGAGGTCTGGCTGCCCGACTCGTTCGGCTACTCGCCGGCGTTGCCGCAGCTGGTGACGTTGTCGGGGTCGCGCTGGTTCCTCACCCAGAAGATCTCCTGGAACAAGCAGAACGTCTTCCCGCACCACTCCTTCTGGTGGGAGGGCCTCGACGGCACCCGCGTCTTCACCCACTTCCCGCCGGTCGACACCTACAACTCCGACCTGTCCGGCGGGGAACTGGCGCACGCCGTGCGCAACTTCCGCGACAAGGGCGACGCGAACCGGTCGCTGGTCCCGTTCGGCTGGGGCGACGGCGGTGGCGGCCCGACCCGCGAGATGATCGCGCAGGCCCGCCGGACGGCCGACCTGGAGGGCTCGCCGCGGGTCGCCATCGAGAAGCCGTCCGAGTTCTTCGCCGCCGCCGAGGCCGAGTACCCGAACGCGCCGGTGTGGACCGGCGAGCTGTACCTCGAGATCCACCGTGCCACGTACACGTCGCAGGCCAAGACCAAGCAGGGCAACCGGCGCAGCGAGCACCTGCTGCACGAGGCCGAGCTGTGGTCGGCGACGGCGGCCGTGGCGGGCGCGGCCGACTACCCGTACGACGACCTCGACCGCATCTGGAAGCTGGTGCTGCTCAACCAGTTCCACGACATCCTGCCCGGCTCGTCCATCGCCTGGGTGCACCGCGAGGCCCGCGACCAGTACGCGGCGATCACCGCCGAGCTGACCGAGATCGTCGGACGGGCGCAGCGCGCGCTCGCGGGCGACGGCGACACCACGGTCGCGTTCAACGCGGCGCCGCACGGCCGCCGCGACGTCCCGGCCTTCGCGGCGGCTCCGGTCGCGTCGTCGTCGCCGTCGACGGAGGTCGTCGCGGCCGACGGCGGCTACGTCCTCGACAACGGCCTGCTCCGGGTGACCGTCGACGGACGCGGGCTGCTCACGTCGGTGCTCGACCTCGAGGCCGGCCGCGAGGTGCTGGCCGGTCCCGGTAACCTGCTGCAGCTGCACCAGGACCTCCCCAACCAGTGGGACGCCTGGGACGTCGACGAGTTCTACCGCAACACGGTCACCGACCTCGTCGGCGTCGACGAGCTGAGCGCTGGCGGCGACACCGTCAGGGTGGCGCGCACCTTCGGCGACTCGCACGTCGTCCAGGAGCTCACCCTCGCGCCCGGCGCCAAGCGCGTCGACGTCAGCACCGAGGTCGACTGGCACGAGCGGGAGAAGTTCCTCAAGGCGGCGTTCCCGCTGGACGTGCAGACGCAGCGGGCGGCGTACGAGACGCAGTTCGGGCACCACTACCGGCCCACGCACGAGAACACGTCGTGGGACGCGGCGCGGTTCGAGGTGTGCGCGCACCGGTTCGTGCATCTCGAGGAGCCCGGCTACGGCGTGGCGCTGGTCAACGACTCCACCTACGGCCACGACGTCCGCCGCGGCGCGGCGCCGTCCGGCGGCACCACGACGACCGTGCGGCTGTCGCTGCTGCGGGCGCCGCGCTACCCCGACCCCGAGACCGACCAGGGCGTGCACACGCTGCGGTACTCGCTGGTGCCGGGCGCGTCCATCGACGACGCGGTGCGCGAGGGGTACGCGCTCAACCTGCCGGCGCGGCTGGTCGAGGGCGCCGGTCACGAGGTCGAGCCGCTGGTCCGGGTGAGCGGCGGGTCCGTCGTCGTGTCGGCGGTCAAGCTGGCCGACGACCGCTCCGGCGACGTCGTCGTGCGGCTCTACGAGTCGGGCGGCGGGCGAGCGACGGCGACGCTGACGGCGTCGTTCCCGCTGGCCGGTGTCGAGGAGACCGACCTGCTGGAACGGCCGATCGAAGCGTCGGCGCTGGTCACCGGGGGTGACGGCGTGACGCTTCGACTGCGGCCGTTCCAGATCGTGACGCTGCGGCTTACTGCCCGATCTGACGGTTCCGGCGCCCGCGCAGGCGACGCCGCTGGGATGGGTCGAGCATGAGGTAGCCGGCGACCGGGATGCCGATCAGCAGCACGACGAAGAGCCAGAAGGGCAGCAGCCAGAGCGCGAGGATCGCCGCGGCCGCACCTCCGACGATCCAACCGGTGTTCTTGCCCATGGCGGGTCCTTTCTCAAGGGTTGCTCCTTCCATTGTCCCCGGTGGAGGCCGTTTCGTCTCCATCCACGGGAGGGGCCGTCCCCTACGGGACCGACCAACACGTGGCAAACCCCTGTCGATCACCCCCGCCCGACCGGTAACGTCTGCGGGCGATGAAGGTCGTCGTCGCTGCCGAGACCCGTGAACACGAGCGCCGGGTCGCGCTGGTTCCTGACCTCGTCGGGCGGCTGACCAGCGCCGGCCTCGAGGTCGTCGTCGAGTCCGGCGCCGGGCTGGGCGCCCTGCACACCGATGCGGCGTACGAGGCGGTGGGCGCCGCCGTGGCCGGGCCGGACGCGTGGGCGAGCGCCGACGTCGTCGTGTCGGTGCAGCCGTTGCCGCCGTCGCGCCTCGCCGGACTGCGCTCCGGCGCCGTCACCGTCTCGTTCCTGCCCGCGACTCAGGAGCTCGACGTCGTCCGCGCCGCCCGCGACGCCGGGGTGACGGCGTTCTCGCTGGAGCTGGTGCCGCGCATCTCGCGGGCGCAGTCGATGGACGCGCTCACGTCGCAGGCGCTGGTCGCCGGGTACCGCGCGGTGCTCGTGGCGGCCGAGAAGCTGCCCCGGTTCTTCCCGCTGTCGATGACCGCCGCCGGCACCATCCCGCCGGCCGAGGTGCTGGTGCTCGGCGCCGGCGTGGCCGGGCTGCAGGCCATCGCGACGGCGCGCCGGCTCGGCGCCCGCGTCCAGGCCTACGACGTGCGCGCCGCGTCCGCCGACGAGGTGCGCAGTCTCGGCGCGAAGTTCGTCGAGCTCGACCTCCCCAGCCTCGAGGGCGCCGGCGGCTACGCCCGCGAGATGACCGAGGACCGCGCCCAGCTGCAGCGCGACCTGCTGGCGCCGCATGTGTCCGCGTCCGACGTGCTGATCACGACCGCCGCCGTGCCCGGCCGGGCGGCGCCGCTGCTGGTGGAACGGCCCGCCGTCGAGGCGATGAGGCCCGGCAGCGTCGTCGTCGACCTCGCCGCGGAGTCCGGCGGCAACGTCGAGGGCAGCGTCGCGGGTTCGGAGATCGCCATGGGCGGGGCACTGGTCTGGGGCGCGCGGAACGTGCCCAGCCAGCTGCCGGTGCACGCGAGCCGCCTCTTCGCCGCGAACGTCGTCAACCTGGTGCTGCTGATGACGGCCGACGGCAAGGTCACGCCCGACTTCGCCGACGAGATCGTCGACGGCGCCGCCGTCACCCACGACGGCGCCGTCCGGCACGCACCGACCCGCGAGCTGCTGGAGGCCGAGTGACCGAGGGCGTCGCGCTACTGACGGTGTTCGTGCTGGCGGTGTTCGTGGGGTTCGAGGTCGTGTCGAAGGTCTCGTCCACGCTGCACACGCCGCTGATGTCCGGCGCCAACGCGATCCACGGCGTCATCCTCGTCGGCGCGGTCATCGTGGCAGGGACGGCGGACGAGGCCGGCGTGCTGGTGGTCGCGCTGATCGCGGTCGTGCTGGCGACCCTGAACCTGGTCGGCGGGTTCGTCGTCACCGACCGCATGCTGGAGATGTTCGGCGGGAAACCGCGCTCCGCCCCTGACGAGGAGGGCGGCGCGTGATCCCCGTCTGGGCCCAGGTCTGCTACGTCGTCGCCGCCGTCTGCTTCATCCTCGCCCTCAAGGGCCTCTCGTCGCCGAAGTCCGCCCGGCGCGGCAACCTGATCGGCGCGGTCGGCGCGCTGCTCGCCGTCGTCGTCACGTTCATCGCCTACGACATCGACAACCTCGGCTGGATCCTGCTCGCCGTCGTGGTGGGTGCGGTCCCGGGCGCTCTGGGCGCCCGGCGGGTCGCGATGACGGCGATGCCGCAGCTGGTCGCCCTCTTCAACGGCGTCGGCGGTGGCGCCGCCGCCCTCGTCGCGATCCTCGAGCTGCGCCACGCCGACCTGCTGTCCGACGGCGCCCTCGCGGCGTCCGCGTTCACGATCCTCATCGGCGCGGTGTCGTTCTCCGGCTCTGTCATCACCTTCCTCAAGCTGCAGGAGCTGATGACCGGCCGCCCGATCACGTTCCCCGGCGGCCCGTTCGTGTTCGGCGGCGTGCTGGTCGCCGCGGTCGGCCTGGGTATCTGGACGGTCGCGACCGGCAGCGTGACGCTGGCGATCATCCTGGCGATCGTCGGGCTGCTGGCCGGTGTGCTGCTGGTGCTGCCGGTCGGCGGCGCGGACGTGCCGATCGTCATCTCGCTGCTCAACGCGTTCACCGGGCTGGCGGTCGCCGCCGGCGGGTACGTGCTTGAGAACGCGCTGCTGCTGGTGGCCGGCACGCTGGTCGGCGCGAGCGGCACGATCCTCACCCGGGCCATGGCGCGGGCGATGGGCCGCTCGGTGTCGTCGATCCTGTTCGGCGCGTTCAAGGGCGGCTCGTCCGCGGGCGGCGGCGAGGTGTCGGACCGCCCGGTCCGCTCGGCCGGGCCGGACGACGTCGCGATCATGCTCGCGTATGCCCGCAAGGTCATCGTCGTGCCCGGGTACGGGCTGGCGGTGGCGCAGGCGCAGCACACGATCCGCGAGCTGGTCGACCTGCTGGAGAAGCGCGGCGTCGAGGTAGGCTATGCCATCCACCCGGTGGCCGGGCGCATGCCGGGACACATGAACGTGCTGCTCGCCGAGGCGAACGTGCCGTACGAGCAACTGCTCGAGATGGACACCGCCAACGGCCAGCTGCGCACGGCCGACGTCGCGCTGGTGGTCGGGGCGAACGACGTGGTCAACCCGTCCGCGCGGACGTCGCCGGGGTCGCCGATCTACGGCATGCCGATCCTCGACGCCGACCACGCCGGCGCGATCGTGTTCCTCAAGCGCTCGATGCGGCCCGGGTTCGCCGGCATCGAGAACGAGCTGCTCTTCGACGCGAAGACGACGCTGCTGTTCGGTGACGCGAAGGCGTCGCTGACGGCGCTCGTGACGGCGTTGAAGTCGCTCTGAGCGGGCGTCAGTCGACGACGCCGTAGAGGCGGTCGCCGGCGTCGCCGAGGCCGGGCACGATGTAGCCCTTCTCGTTCAGCCGCTCGTCGATCGCCGCCGTGACGACGGTGAGCGGCACGCCCAGCTCTCGGGTCTCTCGCTCCAGGTGCTCGACGCCCTCGGGCGCGGCCAGCAGGCAGACCGCGGTGATGTCGTCGGCGCCGCGGTCGACCAGGAAGTGGACCGCCGCCGCCAGCGTGCCGCCCGTGGCCAGCATGGGGTCGAGGACGTAGCACTGCCGCCCGGTGAGGTCGTCGGGCAGCCGGGTGGCGTACGTGGTGGCCTGCAGGGTGTCCTCGTCGCGGATCATGCCGAGGAAGCCGACCTCGGCCGTGGGGACCAGCCGGGCCATGCCGTCGAGCATGCCGAGGCCGGCGCGCAGGATCGGCACGATCAGCGGCTTCGGCGAGCTGAGCTTCACGCCCGTGGTCGGCGAGACGGGGGTCTGGATCTCGACGGTGTCGACGCGCGCCTCGCGGGTGGCCTCGTAGGCCAGCAGCGTGACCAGCTCGTCGGCCAGCCGGCGGAACGTGGGCGAGTCGGTGCGGACGTTGCGCAGCACGGTGAGCTTGTGTGCGACGAGCGGGTGGTCGACGGCCAGCAGACGCATGCCAGGAACTTATATGAATACGGGCACGCTCTCGACCAGTTGGGTGTGCTGGTGCTAGCGTCCCCGAGAGTGTGCAGGGGTTGCGTCTGAAGAACGG
Protein-coding sequences here:
- a CDS encoding glycoside hydrolase family 38 C-terminal domain-containing protein codes for the protein MHDNRALVEKRLKRVLGQRLRPAVHRTVAPLSLTVWHVDGGQGEPVPPRVALPGGEAVADGRYVPVEVGERWGPPWGTSWFHVTGEVPAGAAGRRVELVLDLGWENRFAGFQAEGLAYRPDGTVVKGLHPRNVWLPVGDPVSGGELIDLYVEAAANPRLEGDSPFAVTPLGEKSTAGSEPLYRVNRADVAVFEQDVWELWQDLEAIGGLMPQLPEGEPRRWQLLRAVERALDALDLQDVAGTAAAARAELIGVLAKPANASAHRLSAVGHAHIDSAWLWPVRETVRKVARTTSNVVNLLDEYPDLVYAMSSAQQYAWIEEHRPEVFERVAEQVEGGRFVPVGGMWVESDTNLPGSEAMARQLVHGKRYFLDRFGIDTLEVWLPDSFGYSPALPQLVTLSGSRWFLTQKISWNKQNVFPHHSFWWEGLDGTRVFTHFPPVDTYNSDLSGGELAHAVRNFRDKGDANRSLVPFGWGDGGGGPTREMIAQARRTADLEGSPRVAIEKPSEFFAAAEAEYPNAPVWTGELYLEIHRATYTSQAKTKQGNRRSEHLLHEAELWSATAAVAGAADYPYDDLDRIWKLVLLNQFHDILPGSSIAWVHREARDQYAAITAELTEIVGRAQRALAGDGDTTVAFNAAPHGRRDVPAFAAAPVASSSPSTEVVAADGGYVLDNGLLRVTVDGRGLLTSVLDLEAGREVLAGPGNLLQLHQDLPNQWDAWDVDEFYRNTVTDLVGVDELSAGGDTVRVARTFGDSHVVQELTLAPGAKRVDVSTEVDWHEREKFLKAAFPLDVQTQRAAYETQFGHHYRPTHENTSWDAARFEVCAHRFVHLEEPGYGVALVNDSTYGHDVRRGAAPSGGTTTTVRLSLLRAPRYPDPETDQGVHTLRYSLVPGASIDDAVREGYALNLPARLVEGAGHEVEPLVRVSGGSVVVSAVKLADDRSGDVVVRLYESGGGRATATLTASFPLAGVEETDLLERPIEASALVTGGDGVTLRLRPFQIVTLRLTARSDGSGARAGDAAGMGRA
- the upp gene encoding uracil phosphoribosyltransferase, yielding MRLLAVDHPLVAHKLTVLRNVRTDSPTFRRLADELVTLLAYEATREARVDTVEIQTPVSPTTGVKLSSPKPLIVPILRAGLGMLDGMARLVPTAEVGFLGMIRDEDTLQATTYATRLPDDLTGRQCYVLDPMLATGGTLAAAVHFLVDRGADDITAVCLLAAPEGVEHLERETRELGVPLTVVTAAIDERLNEKGYIVPGLGDAGDRLYGVVD
- a CDS encoding NAD(P) transhydrogenase subunit alpha, yielding MKVVVAAETREHERRVALVPDLVGRLTSAGLEVVVESGAGLGALHTDAAYEAVGAAVAGPDAWASADVVVSVQPLPPSRLAGLRSGAVTVSFLPATQELDVVRAARDAGVTAFSLELVPRISRAQSMDALTSQALVAGYRAVLVAAEKLPRFFPLSMTAAGTIPPAEVLVLGAGVAGLQAIATARRLGARVQAYDVRAASADEVRSLGAKFVELDLPSLEGAGGYAREMTEDRAQLQRDLLAPHVSASDVLITTAAVPGRAAPLLVERPAVEAMRPGSVVVDLAAESGGNVEGSVAGSEIAMGGALVWGARNVPSQLPVHASRLFAANVVNLVLLMTADGKVTPDFADEIVDGAAVTHDGAVRHAPTRELLEAE
- a CDS encoding NAD(P)(+) transhydrogenase (Re/Si-specific) subunit beta, which translates into the protein MIPVWAQVCYVVAAVCFILALKGLSSPKSARRGNLIGAVGALLAVVVTFIAYDIDNLGWILLAVVVGAVPGALGARRVAMTAMPQLVALFNGVGGGAAALVAILELRHADLLSDGALAASAFTILIGAVSFSGSVITFLKLQELMTGRPITFPGGPFVFGGVLVAAVGLGIWTVATGSVTLAIILAIVGLLAGVLLVLPVGGADVPIVISLLNAFTGLAVAAGGYVLENALLLVAGTLVGASGTILTRAMARAMGRSVSSILFGAFKGGSSAGGGEVSDRPVRSAGPDDVAIMLAYARKVIVVPGYGLAVAQAQHTIRELVDLLEKRGVEVGYAIHPVAGRMPGHMNVLLAEANVPYEQLLEMDTANGQLRTADVALVVGANDVVNPSARTSPGSPIYGMPILDADHAGAIVFLKRSMRPGFAGIENELLFDAKTTLLFGDAKASLTALVTALKSL
- a CDS encoding NAD(P) transhydrogenase subunit alpha → MTEGVALLTVFVLAVFVGFEVVSKVSSTLHTPLMSGANAIHGVILVGAVIVAGTADEAGVLVVALIAVVLATLNLVGGFVVTDRMLEMFGGKPRSAPDEEGGA